A single Candidatus Margulisiibacteriota bacterium DNA region contains:
- the purL gene encoding phosphoribosylformylglycinamidine synthase subunit PurL: MEKKVYRELGLTDAEFERIVKTLDREPTPTETAMFSVEWSEHCGYPRSRKYLRLFPQKGKYEALVGEDAGGIVYDGKAIIFKAESHNHPSQVEPRQGAATGVGGIIRDIFTTGARPIALLDSLRFGPLDNPLNKFIFSGVIDGIQFYGNCVGVPTVGGEIYFDEAYSGNCLVNVMCVGVCDRAEIARARAQGPGNPIIYAGSKTGRDGIGGCSVLASSEFEAGECEKRPTVQVGDPFTEKCLIEATLEALKTGVVVGIKDMGAAGLTCSSAEMAAAGGVGVEVDLDKVPLRETGMEPWEIMMSESQERQLLCVQRGKEQAILDIFHKWGLEAEVVGFVTEKKQVVIRSGDKIVANLPADELAKAPIYEMAFEKPKTEKPKVKRPANNSQHLLKLLADPNIASKKWVYEQYDHMVQLNTTVYPGGDATVLRLKDKDWGIAVTTDCNARYCQLDPYIGAQIAVSEAMRNLVVTGADPAAVTDCLNFANPEKPDRFYMFKSCVEGIADACKFYNLPVVSGNVSLYNESPKGPILPTPMIGMVGIVKHINQRCSVPFKKKGDLIILLGETKTWTGMPEIDLKVEARVQKACLDAIQLGLVKSAHDLSEGGLAVALAECCIQGKIGASLNLNEPVDNHSLLFGEGQSRILITISADNIFPLSDLAMLNNIPFQILGKVGGTGLLIHKKQKKLLGLAVKKLSDTYYSAIPDLLKPSKPTAASRAGVGRKR, encoded by the coding sequence ATGGAGAAAAAAGTTTATCGCGAACTCGGTTTGACCGACGCCGAGTTTGAACGGATCGTCAAAACCCTTGACCGTGAGCCGACCCCGACCGAAACGGCAATGTTCTCGGTCGAATGGTCGGAGCATTGCGGCTATCCTCGTTCCCGCAAATACCTCCGCCTCTTTCCCCAGAAAGGGAAATACGAAGCACTGGTCGGCGAAGATGCCGGCGGCATAGTTTACGACGGCAAAGCGATCATCTTTAAAGCCGAGTCCCACAATCATCCTTCCCAGGTTGAGCCGCGGCAGGGGGCGGCGACCGGAGTTGGCGGGATCATCCGGGACATTTTTACGACCGGCGCCCGGCCAATTGCCCTGCTTGATTCGCTCCGCTTCGGCCCACTCGACAATCCACTCAACAAGTTTATTTTCTCTGGCGTGATTGACGGTATTCAATTTTACGGCAACTGTGTTGGGGTCCCAACCGTTGGCGGCGAGATCTATTTTGACGAAGCGTATTCGGGCAATTGCCTGGTTAACGTGATGTGTGTTGGGGTCTGCGATCGGGCAGAGATCGCCAGGGCCAGAGCCCAGGGGCCGGGGAATCCAATAATCTACGCTGGTTCCAAGACCGGCCGTGACGGGATCGGCGGTTGTTCGGTCCTTGCTTCTTCAGAATTTGAAGCGGGCGAGTGCGAGAAGCGGCCGACCGTTCAGGTTGGTGATCCTTTTACCGAGAAATGCTTAATTGAAGCGACCCTGGAGGCCTTAAAAACCGGCGTAGTGGTTGGGATCAAAGATATGGGGGCGGCAGGCTTAACCTGCTCCTCTGCTGAAATGGCGGCAGCCGGGGGAGTTGGGGTAGAGGTTGACCTTGATAAAGTCCCGCTTCGGGAAACCGGGATGGAACCGTGGGAGATCATGATGTCCGAATCACAGGAGCGCCAACTCCTCTGCGTCCAGCGGGGTAAAGAGCAGGCGATCCTCGATATTTTCCACAAATGGGGACTGGAGGCTGAGGTTGTTGGTTTCGTGACCGAAAAGAAGCAAGTTGTTATTAGAAGCGGCGATAAAATAGTCGCCAATCTCCCGGCGGACGAACTGGCCAAAGCTCCGATCTACGAAATGGCGTTTGAAAAGCCAAAGACTGAAAAGCCCAAAGTAAAAAGGCCGGCCAACAATAGCCAGCATCTTCTTAAACTACTGGCCGATCCCAACATTGCCAGCAAGAAATGGGTCTATGAGCAGTACGATCACATGGTCCAGCTGAATACGACCGTTTATCCGGGTGGGGACGCGACCGTTCTCCGACTCAAGGATAAGGACTGGGGGATCGCCGTTACGACCGATTGTAATGCCCGTTATTGCCAGCTTGACCCTTATATTGGGGCGCAGATCGCGGTCTCGGAGGCGATGCGGAACCTGGTTGTGACCGGAGCCGACCCGGCGGCGGTGACCGATTGTTTGAACTTTGCCAATCCGGAAAAGCCTGACCGCTTTTATATGTTCAAGTCGTGCGTCGAAGGAATAGCCGATGCCTGTAAATTCTACAACCTGCCGGTCGTTTCAGGGAATGTCTCTTTATATAATGAAAGCCCCAAAGGGCCGATCCTGCCGACCCCGATGATCGGCATGGTCGGGATCGTCAAACATATCAACCAGCGCTGTTCTGTCCCTTTTAAGAAAAAGGGAGATCTGATCATCCTTTTGGGGGAGACCAAAACCTGGACTGGAATGCCGGAGATCGATCTTAAAGTGGAAGCCAGGGTACAAAAGGCCTGCCTTGACGCGATCCAGCTCGGCCTGGTCAAGTCGGCCCACGATCTTTCCGAAGGAGGATTGGCGGTCGCTTTGGCGGAATGCTGTATCCAGGGGAAGATCGGCGCTAGTTTAAACCTGAATGAGCCGGTTGATAATCATTCTCTCTTGTTTGGGGAAGGACAATCCCGGATCCTGATCACAATTTCGGCCGACAATATCTTTCCCCTCTCTGATCTTGCCATGCTCAATAATATTCCTTTCCAGATCCTGGGAAAAGTTGGAGGGACCGGACTATTGATCCACAAAAAGCAGAAAAAGCTTTTGGGACTGGCTGTCAAAAAGCTAAGCGACACATATTATTCCGCGATCCCTGATCTGCTAAAGCCGAGCAAGCCGACCGCCGCTTCGCGAGCGGGTGTTGGCCGGAAGCGATAA
- a CDS encoding DUF2283 domain-containing protein, with protein sequence MDISIDTSEGLIYIKIKTGKIFKTVELDSVNEIFVDLDKKNKVIGFEIINPINITTRELNNFARRFNVPQLRMLSPQGMKDIVKGKELIPA encoded by the coding sequence ATGGATATTTCGATTGATACATCAGAAGGATTAATTTATATTAAAATTAAAACAGGAAAAATATTTAAAACAGTCGAACTAGATTCCGTCAATGAGATATTTGTGGATCTGGACAAGAAAAATAAGGTTATTGGTTTTGAAATTATTAATCCAATTAATATTACAACTAGAGAACTTAATAATTTTGCGCGCAGATTTAACGTCCCACAGTTGAGGATGTTAAGCCCTCAAGGCATGAAAGATATCGTAAAAGGCAAAGAATTAATTCCGGCATAA
- a CDS encoding DUF4258 domain-containing protein, which produces MKVYLCDHSKQRIKERLISIKDLTIALQNVTMKVPAKKKGRYKICGSVNARLLWVIYEIKKNSTYFIITAYWA; this is translated from the coding sequence ATGAAGGTTTATCTTTGCGATCATTCGAAACAAAGAATTAAGGAAAGACTTATATCGATTAAAGATCTTACTATTGCTCTTCAAAACGTTACTATGAAGGTTCCGGCTAAGAAAAAAGGAAGATATAAGATATGTGGATCTGTTAATGCAAGGTTGCTTTGGGTAATTTATGAAATTAAAAAAAACAGCACTTATTTTATAATAACTGCTTATTGGGCTTAA
- a CDS encoding polyribonucleotide nucleotidyltransferase — protein MIKTVEKTLSDGKVLSIETGRVAREAGGSVIIRLGDTMVLATATMSGSPREGIDFFPLMVDFEEKLYAAGKIPGGFFKREGRLSEKAILNCRKVDRPIRPMFPEGFRNDVQVVITPLSVDQENQHDIIGIIGASAALSISDIPFDGPIGAVRVSLVDGKFVANPTLAETKASTLDLVIAGSKTEISMIEAGANQIPEDQMLEAIKFGHTFIKETIAMQEELVKKAGKEKIKVEVYQISEKIRSFVTKLAADRIEKAMRITDREKQMDELDAIRKDIKNKALENKELEEELKKHPGDIKAVVEEIEYETMRRLVLKENKRVDGRGPKDIREINCEIGVLPRTHGSAIFSRGQTQVLTILTLGSLGEEQRLEGLDLEETGKRYMHHYNFPAYSVGEVRPMRGPGRREIGHGALAEKALLPVIPNSDDFPYTLRLVSEVLGSNGSTSMASTCGSTLALMHAGVKIEAPVAGISVGLISEGDKFVTITDIQGLEDFLGDMDFKVTGTRKGITAIQVDIKIKGLSFDLIKRALEQAKEGRYYILDKMEAILPKPSTELSPFAPRVISFKIDPEKIGMVIGPGGKNIRRITDETGVQMDIEDDGTIRITTNDAEMAKKAKAEVDAITFEPKAGDVFHSKVVRIMDFGAFCEIPGGKDGLVHISQLAPQRVARVEDVLKLDDEVIVKVIEIDDKGRINLTMKGVSEEEKKRAM, from the coding sequence ATGATTAAAACAGTTGAAAAGACCCTTAGTGACGGTAAAGTCCTCTCCATTGAAACAGGCCGCGTAGCCCGCGAAGCGGGCGGTTCAGTAATTATTCGTTTAGGCGATACTATGGTCCTGGCGACCGCGACTATGAGCGGTTCTCCTCGCGAAGGGATCGATTTCTTCCCCTTAATGGTTGATTTTGAAGAAAAGCTTTATGCCGCCGGAAAGATCCCGGGAGGTTTCTTTAAGCGGGAAGGGCGCCTTTCAGAAAAAGCGATCCTTAATTGCCGCAAGGTTGACCGGCCGATCAGGCCGATGTTCCCCGAAGGATTCCGCAATGATGTTCAGGTTGTTATTACCCCTCTTTCGGTGGACCAGGAAAATCAGCACGATATTATTGGGATTATCGGCGCTTCTGCCGCTCTTTCCATTTCCGATATCCCGTTTGACGGGCCGATCGGGGCGGTCAGGGTTTCGCTGGTTGACGGTAAATTCGTGGCCAATCCGACATTGGCCGAGACTAAAGCTTCGACCCTTGACCTGGTGATCGCCGGGTCAAAAACCGAAATTTCCATGATCGAAGCGGGGGCTAACCAGATCCCTGAAGATCAAATGCTTGAAGCGATCAAATTTGGTCACACTTTTATTAAAGAAACGATTGCTATGCAGGAAGAGCTGGTTAAAAAAGCTGGCAAGGAAAAGATAAAAGTTGAGGTTTACCAGATCAGCGAAAAGATCCGTTCTTTTGTGACCAAGCTGGCGGCCGATCGGATCGAAAAAGCGATGCGCATAACCGACCGTGAAAAGCAGATGGACGAACTTGACGCGATCAGGAAGGATATCAAGAACAAAGCACTGGAGAACAAAGAGCTGGAAGAAGAGCTGAAGAAGCATCCCGGCGATATTAAAGCGGTCGTTGAAGAGATCGAATACGAAACGATGCGCCGCCTGGTGTTAAAAGAGAACAAGCGGGTTGATGGACGGGGACCAAAAGATATTCGCGAGATCAACTGCGAAATAGGGGTCCTTCCCCGGACCCATGGTTCGGCGATCTTTTCCCGCGGCCAAACCCAGGTTTTGACGATCTTAACCCTTGGTTCCCTTGGGGAAGAGCAGCGATTGGAAGGGCTCGACCTTGAAGAGACCGGTAAACGCTATATGCACCATTACAACTTTCCCGCTTACTCGGTTGGCGAAGTCCGTCCGATGCGCGGTCCGGGACGCCGGGAAATTGGCCACGGTGCTCTGGCAGAAAAAGCTCTTTTGCCGGTTATTCCTAATTCCGACGATTTTCCGTATACCCTCCGCCTGGTTTCAGAGGTCCTGGGGAGCAACGGCTCTACCTCGATGGCTTCAACCTGCGGTTCAACTCTTGCTCTAATGCACGCCGGGGTCAAGATCGAAGCGCCGGTTGCCGGTATTTCGGTCGGCTTGATCTCCGAAGGGGACAAATTCGTGACCATTACCGATATCCAGGGGTTGGAAGACTTCCTTGGCGACATGGACTTTAAGGTGACCGGGACCCGCAAAGGGATCACCGCGATCCAGGTTGACATCAAGATCAAAGGACTTTCATTTGACCTGATCAAACGGGCGCTGGAACAGGCCAAAGAAGGGCGCTATTACATCTTGGATAAAATGGAAGCGATCCTCCCCAAACCAAGCACTGAACTGTCGCCGTTCGCTCCCCGGGTCATCTCTTTCAAGATCGACCCGGAGAAGATTGGCATGGTCATTGGCCCGGGCGGAAAGAACATCCGGCGGATCACCGATGAGACCGGCGTCCAGATGGACATCGAAGATGATGGAACGATCCGAATTACCACCAACGACGCCGAGATGGCGAAAAAAGCCAAAGCGGAAGTTGACGCCATTACTTTTGAACCGAAAGCGGGCGACGTATTCCACTCTAAAGTGGTCAGAATTATGGACTTCGGCGCTTTCTGCGAGATCCCGGGCGGAAAAGACGGGCTGGTTCACATTTCCCAGCTTGCCCCCCAGCGGGTCGCCAGGGTTGAAGATGTCCTGAAGCTGGATGACGAAGTGATCGTCAAAGTTATCGAGATCGATGATAAAGGCCGGATCAACCTGACAATGAAGGGTGTTTCGGAAGAAGAAAAAAAACGGGCGATGTAG
- the rpsO gene encoding 30S ribosomal protein S15 produces the protein MLKKEVKTEVIGKYKRHASDTGSPEVQVAVLTKRIDQLVDHLKRNKKDHHSRRGLLILVGQRKRLLNYLHRTDVKKFEKLSSSLKTK, from the coding sequence ATGTTAAAAAAGGAAGTAAAAACAGAGGTCATCGGAAAATATAAAAGGCATGCGAGTGATACTGGATCACCCGAAGTCCAGGTCGCGGTTCTGACCAAAAGAATAGACCAGCTTGTTGATCATCTTAAAAGGAATAAAAAAGATCATCACAGCCGGCGCGGTCTCTTGATCCTGGTTGGTCAGCGCAAACGACTCCTTAACTACCTCCATCGGACGGATGTTAAGAAGTTTGAAAAGCTTTCCTCTAGTTTGAAAACAAAGTAA